Sequence from the Lysobacter capsici genome:
AGGTGCCGGTGCAGCCGATGCCGATACGGCCGATATGCCAGAACGGAGAGGCCACGGTGTTCGAAATCTGCACTCGGTCGTCCGCGCCGATCACGACCTTGGGCGTGACGCGGCCGTCCGCATACAGCGTCGGCAATGTCGGCGGCGTGTTGAAGCTGGTGGCGGTGCGGCCGACCGACTCCAGATCTTTGATTGCCTTTTCGAAGATGGCGACGTCTTCCGGATTCATCCTGGATTCGTACAGATCGCCATTGCGCGTGACCATCACCGCGCTCAACCCGGCCGCCTTCTGCCGCGGCGTCTGCAGACGGGCATCGGTGGCGGCGCCCGTTTCCGGCAACAAGCCCGTCACCAGGTTGTCGCCGTGGATGAACTTGGCTTTTACGTTCAGTTTTTGAAAGGACGGTTCCTTGGCTACCGCGGTATCGACGGCCGGCAGCGAAACCAGCAACACCAGACTCAACGCGACCAGATGGTTCATGACCCACTCCTTGTTGGTTGGATAGTCCTTCTTGCAAGCGGTCGGGACGGTGCATCGCGCACTCCCGGCCTGGCCCGTCCGGATCGAATCCGAACCGGTTCGCGAGGCGGAGCACTGTGCGATCGTTCCGCCGATGCGGTCGTCTCTGACCGCGCAAGGCGGAGCGTTTCCCGGCGCTGCGCCGTTGCTTTCAATTCGTCTTGTTTCGTCGGTCGTGCGTACTTCGCGGCATCGCGATGCCGTCGTCGCGAGCGCGCGATCGCTCGTATGCGCGCTCAGGTCGTTGCCTGCGGCGATCTTTCTGATCGCATAAGTGGTTTTAATCGAAACTATTTGTCGCGCCGAATAAGTCGGGCGAAAAATTTCTACCGCGAATCGTATTACGCCACGAAATACGCCTTCGTCGTGATCCATCTCTCAAATGCCCGATCGCGCGATGACGCGCATCTCAAAGCATCGTCTCGATCGCATTCAGGATTTATCGAGGTTGTCGCGTGAGCGAGATCGCGCGTGATCTTTGGTGAAGCGATTCGGAAACTCACATACGTCGAAGCGAGTCGGACGGTCGCCTGCGTGAAAATGTCGGCATTGCGTCATCGAGCGAAAGCGCGCTGTTCCTTCGTTTCATCGCATAGCGCGACTTCACGCTAGCGCTCACAGTTCATTTGCGTCGCAATTGGCGCAATCGAAACTTCGCCCCGTTCTCGGTCGCCGGGCACGCAGGGCGTTGTATCTTCCTTGCGCGGCGACCTGCCGCAAGCAAGCCAAGGGAGGAGTGCGATGCATCGCTTCAAGCTGATCGTATTGGGAACCCTGTTGGCCATGTCCGCCAGTACCGGCGCGGCGACCAATTCCGCGGGTTGTTTCTGTTCCGTCGTGTACTACAACGATGCCGGCACCGTCGTCGGCATCCGCCAGCCCGCCGCTTGCGGCGATACTGGCTGGGGCGAGACGACCAACAAGTCCAAGGTCTATGCGGGCTGCGTGATGTAAGCGGCCACGCTCGCGCGAGCCGGAGTCGCCCAGTCATCTGGGCGACTCCGTCGGTCGCGACGGCTCGGTAACGGCCGACCATTGCGTTCGCGAACAAGCGCGCCGACAACGATATTGTCGCCGCTTGCGCTGACTACGGCTCGGAACGGCCCGTGCCTTCGCGATCGCGTTGGTAATGCTTCGCCAGCGCAAACGACGGTAGCCACGACTCGCGTCGGACGATCCAGGTTTCGTAACTCGGCGCCAGTTGGTCCGGTGCGTCCAAGGCTCCCAGACTCACTTCGATTTCGTCGGCGCTGCGCGCGAATACCGACGAGCCGCAGCGTGGGCAGAAATGTCGACCGAGATAATCGCGCGTCTCGCCTTCGATCGTCACCGCATCCTGCGGAAATATGGCGAAGGCGTGAAAGACGCTGCCGCCGTGCCTGCGGCAGTCGAGACAATGGCAAAGGCCTGTGCGGTACGGTCGCCCCGAGGCCTCGATGCGGACGTCGCCGCACAGGCAACCGCCAGTGAATCGCTGCATGCTGCATCTCCGCTGAAACGCAGTCGGAATGGTTACAACGAAGACGCCGCCATTGCAATCGCCAACGCGTTCCATGCGCGGCGCGGTTCATCGCTGGCCTGACGTTCGCTCCTTCCGCATTGACCGCGGAAGGAGCGGGACGACCAGGGCATCCGTTATCAGCTCGACGCCGGGTGTTGCACCGGATGCGAGGAACGATGACGGAACCGCCGCGTCAACCATTCGCCCAGATCGTCGACCACCGTGAACGCGGCCGGGATCACGATCAGGCTCAGCAGGGTCGAGGTGATCAGGCCGCCGATTACCGCGATCGCCATCGGTGCGCGGAAGCTGGAATCGCCGGAGAACCCCAACGCGATCGGCATCATGCCCGCGCCCATCGCCAAGGTGGTCATGATGATCGGCTGGGCGCGCTTGCGGCAGGCGTCGATCAGCGCGTCGTGCTGGCTCATGCCGTGTTCGTCTTCGGCCATCACTGCGTAGTCGACCAGCAGGATCGAGTTCTTGGTGGCGATGCCGATCAACATCAACAGACCGATCAAGGCCGGCAGCGACAGCATGTTCTGGGTCAGCAGCAAGGCGCCGAATGCGCCGCCCGCGCACAGCGGCACCGCGGTCAGGATGGTCAGCGGCATCAGCGCATGGTTGAACAGCAACAGCAGCACCATGTAGATGCAGATCAGTCCGGCCGCCATCGCCAGCATGAAGCCGATGAACAGTTCGACGAAGACTTCGGCATCGCCGGTGTTGAGGAAACTCACGCCGGGCGGCAGATGCTGCACGCTCGGCAGTTTCTGCACGGTCTCCATGACCTCGCCGAGCGGACGGCCGTTGAGTTCGGCGGTCAGGGTGACGTTGCGCTGACGCTGATAGCGCGAGATCTGCGACGGCCCGCTGCCCATCTGGATATCCGCGACCGCGGCCAGCGGCACCGGGCCGTAACGGCCGTGTACGCGCAACTGGCCGATCAAGGCCGGATTCGACAGGGTCGCTTCGGCGAAGCCGACCCGGATCGGAATCTGCCGGTCG
This genomic interval carries:
- a CDS encoding DUF6289 family protein is translated as MHRFKLIVLGTLLAMSASTGAATNSAGCFCSVVYYNDAGTVVGIRQPAACGDTGWGETTNKSKVYAGCVM
- a CDS encoding trypsin-like serine peptidase; translation: MDHDEGVFRGVIRFAVEIFRPTYSARQIVSIKTTYAIRKIAAGNDLSAHTSDRALATTASRCREVRTTDETRRIESNGAAPGNAPPCAVRDDRIGGTIAQCSASRTGSDSIRTGQAGSARCTVPTACKKDYPTNKEWVMNHLVALSLVLLVSLPAVDTAVAKEPSFQKLNVKAKFIHGDNLVTGLLPETGAATDARLQTPRQKAAGLSAVMVTRNGDLYESRMNPEDVAIFEKAIKDLESVGRTATSFNTPPTLPTLYADGRVTPKVVIGADDRVQISNTVASPFWHIGRIGIGCTGTLITAKHVLTAGHCVSNGAGTFYSSLDFTTAQNGSYQPWGTTPWARAVTTTAWHNGADSNYDYALIVLSSAPHGGNSGWGVYSGGTHTITGYPGDKPLGTMWTHSGSVNTSGSYRLCYTIDTAGGNSGSGIASDGGVNVRGIHTTGSSSQNCGTRLTSTVYNTLQNWIATYP
- a CDS encoding GFA family protein; protein product: MQRFTGGCLCGDVRIEASGRPYRTGLCHCLDCRRHGGSVFHAFAIFPQDAVTIEGETRDYLGRHFCPRCGSSVFARSADEIEVSLGALDAPDQLAPSYETWIVRRESWLPSFALAKHYQRDREGTGRSEP